In Terriglobales bacterium, a single genomic region encodes these proteins:
- a CDS encoding DUF92 domain-containing protein — MSLISLDLLVVTVSWAGISKPEFLHRIWPAAVLVLAFTILARLLRAVDVSGALGGALLSFVLYITVGPGAFAGVVTVFVLAWVATRIGYSRKQLLGTAEKRSGRTASQIFANLFVAALCGLASSFNNWRSVLLLATVAALAEAAADTVSSELGQASTEHAYLITTWDPVPVGTDGGVSLAGTLAGTFAASLVALVCAVTGVINYRGILFATFAAVLGMFADSYLGAWLERRNRIGNDTVNFLSTLTAALLAILFVRFVK, encoded by the coding sequence ATGTCGCTGATTTCACTAGACTTGTTGGTTGTCACCGTAAGTTGGGCCGGGATTTCGAAGCCGGAGTTCTTGCACCGAATCTGGCCGGCGGCGGTTCTTGTTCTGGCGTTTACTATCTTGGCTCGCCTGCTGCGCGCGGTGGATGTTTCAGGCGCGCTCGGGGGCGCCCTTCTAAGTTTTGTTCTTTACATTACTGTCGGGCCCGGCGCATTCGCAGGGGTTGTGACCGTTTTCGTTTTGGCGTGGGTAGCCACCCGTATCGGATATTCTCGAAAGCAGCTTCTGGGTACAGCAGAAAAGCGCAGCGGCCGTACCGCGTCCCAGATCTTCGCCAATCTGTTTGTCGCAGCGCTCTGTGGTTTAGCTTCCAGCTTCAATAATTGGCGTAGTGTTCTCCTCCTCGCAACCGTCGCTGCGCTAGCCGAGGCCGCTGCCGACACGGTTTCGAGTGAGCTTGGCCAGGCCAGTACGGAACACGCTTATTTGATTACCACTTGGGACCCGGTGCCGGTGGGCACCGATGGGGGCGTCAGTTTAGCTGGGACGCTGGCGGGAACTTTTGCAGCTTCACTGGTAGCCTTGGTCTGCGCAGTCACGGGTGTAATCAACTACCGCGGGATTCTATTCGCTACCTTTGCGGCCGTGCTTGGGATGTTTGCGGACAGCTACCTGGGCGCCTGGCTGGAACGTCGGAACCGTATCGGCAATGACACAGTAAATTTTCTTAGCACGCTCACAGCCGCTTTGCTTGCGATTCTTTTCGTGCGCTTTGTGAAGTAA
- a CDS encoding YdcF family protein, with protein sequence MMDSSPSRGQRRHVALGILAVVAATLLGWFSATCWRIIEQAGHDEVRPASAIVVFGAAEYSGRPSPVFRARLEHAYQLYQQGVAPVVITTGGSGYDPTYSEGGVGRDYLIARGVPEHNLIAETQSSDTAESAHRVGVIMRTNGMQSCLAVSDAYHVFRVKKMLESEGVTVYAAPRPDSGLRSAWQRATSVTREAISFMLWKLHLT encoded by the coding sequence ATGATGGATTCTTCGCCTAGCCGTGGCCAACGCCGACACGTTGCTCTGGGAATACTGGCGGTGGTTGCGGCAACGCTGCTGGGTTGGTTCTCCGCCACCTGCTGGCGGATCATTGAACAGGCAGGGCATGACGAAGTCCGGCCTGCGTCTGCCATCGTCGTATTCGGCGCGGCGGAATATTCCGGTCGACCATCTCCTGTATTTCGCGCCCGTCTGGAACACGCCTACCAGCTTTATCAGCAAGGCGTAGCCCCGGTGGTGATTACCACCGGCGGCTCAGGTTATGACCCCACCTATAGCGAAGGAGGAGTGGGACGCGATTACTTGATCGCGCGCGGCGTTCCTGAGCACAATCTGATCGCTGAAACCCAAAGCTCGGATACTGCCGAGTCCGCCCACCGGGTGGGAGTTATCATGCGGACCAATGGAATGCAAAGCTGCCTGGCGGTGAGTGATGCCTATCATGTTTTTCGAGTAAAGAAGATGCTGGAGAGCGAAGGAGTGACGGTTTATGCCGCGCCTCGCCCTGATTCAGGTTTGCGGTCCGCCTGGCAGCGAGCCACGTCGGTTACGCGCGAGGCTATCAGCTTTATGCTTTGGAAATTACACCTGACATAG
- a CDS encoding RHS repeat-associated core domain-containing protein, whose protein sequence is MRSFTTADSYDAASNRISLTDPENGQTTYSYDTLNRLTNLTNFQSQSFGFSYDNLSRRTQLTRPNGVNTNYTYDSLSRLLSVLHQAGSSTLDGSSYTYDNAGNRTSKTNAIGGVTSNYGYDNIYQLLTVMQGGQTTESYTYDTVGNRLSSLNLSPYSYNSSNQLTSTPNATYTYDNNGNTLSKVASSATTSYAWDFENRLTSVTLPGTGGTVTFKYDPLGRRIQKSSAGGTTNYLYDGPKLLEEVDNSGTVLARYNQGSWIDEVLSELRSSTANYYEQDGLGSVTSLSDASGTLSNTYTYDSFGKMTASTSTIANPFQYTGREFDAETGLRFYRLRYFDPSIGRFISEDPIGFDAGIDFYRYVQNNPGLLIDPFGLSSMIFNRANGSLTLLDKDGNVVTICTAANNTTRSSNGPWPNGNYPFQSHTNHPPDPNGPYGSYGVDVFDVPGRTGMGVHSGRENSGGPNHPTLGCVRTTDDCMKTITDWQSHDPMTEITIQ, encoded by the coding sequence ATGCGTTCCTTCACGACTGCCGACTCGTATGATGCCGCTTCCAACCGGATATCATTAACCGACCCCGAAAACGGACAGACCACCTACAGCTACGATACCTTGAACCGGCTGACCAATCTCACCAATTTCCAATCCCAAAGCTTCGGCTTCAGCTACGACAATCTGAGCCGCCGCACTCAACTCACTCGCCCAAATGGAGTGAACACGAACTACACCTACGATTCACTCTCGCGGCTGCTCTCGGTCCTGCACCAGGCGGGCTCGAGCACCCTCGATGGAAGCAGCTATACGTACGACAACGCGGGCAACCGCACCTCAAAGACCAATGCCATCGGTGGCGTGACTTCGAATTATGGCTACGACAACATTTACCAATTGCTGACGGTGATGCAAGGCGGGCAGACGACGGAGAGCTACACCTACGACACGGTCGGCAACCGGCTGAGCTCGCTAAATCTTTCGCCATACTCCTACAACAGCTCCAACCAGCTGACCTCGACCCCAAATGCCACCTACACCTACGACAATAACGGCAACACATTGAGCAAGGTGGCGTCTTCGGCAACGACTAGCTACGCGTGGGACTTCGAGAACCGGCTGACGTCGGTCACACTGCCGGGCACGGGCGGCACAGTGACTTTCAAATATGATCCCTTAGGTCGCCGCATCCAGAAGAGCAGTGCGGGCGGGACCACGAATTACCTCTATGATGGTCCCAAACTCTTGGAGGAGGTCGACAATAGCGGAACCGTGCTTGCGCGGTATAACCAGGGGTCTTGGATAGACGAAGTTCTGTCCGAGCTACGTTCGTCAACCGCTAACTATTATGAGCAGGATGGCCTCGGTTCCGTAACTTCTCTCAGCGATGCGTCAGGCACGTTGTCGAACACGTACACCTATGACTCGTTCGGCAAGATGACCGCTTCCACCAGCACCATTGCCAATCCATTCCAGTACACCGGACGCGAGTTCGATGCAGAGACGGGACTTCGATTTTACCGGCTCCGGTATTTTGATCCGAGCATTGGCCGGTTCATTTCCGAAGACCCGATTGGGTTCGATGCAGGAATCGACTTTTACAGGTACGTGCAGAATAACCCGGGGCTACTGATCGATCCGTTTGGGTTGTCCTCGATGATTTTCAACCGTGCGAACGGATCGCTGACCCTGCTCGACAAAGATGGTAACGTCGTCACCATTTGCACTGCGGCGAACAACACGACTCGAAGCAGCAACGGTCCCTGGCCGAATGGGAATTATCCCTTCCAGAGTCACACCAATCACCCACCTGATCCTAACGGGCCATATGGGTCTTACGGAGTCGACGTGTTCGATGTGCCCGGGCGGACCGGTATGGGCGTTCACTCAGGGAGGGAGAACAGCGGCGGTCCCAATCACCCGACGTTGGGTTGCGTCCGAACGACGGACGATTGCATGAAAACAATCACGGATTGGCAGTCGCACGATCCAATGACCGAAATCACTATTCAATAA
- a CDS encoding cyclase family protein, giving the protein MKWKTFVVAYAFAIALLLFAQRRPQPTQPGGFTGVVDLTRRTGANAQLAQHGATHIDAPAGYAKDLWAVDQIPPERLLGPLVVIDVSRRVRSNSDYQIGVNDIADWEQTHGQIPQGAIVLARTASDASVCSFNKAEATLCPGYSSEAARFLAEGRNIFGLGIDSQNIGVAQEVDSVGQFTLRRSVYQIENVANLHKVPPTGAWVEVIPTKLKGGRGAPARVVALLK; this is encoded by the coding sequence ATGAAGTGGAAGACGTTTGTTGTGGCATACGCGTTCGCGATTGCCTTGTTGCTGTTCGCGCAGCGCCGTCCCCAGCCGACTCAGCCCGGAGGGTTTACCGGGGTTGTGGATCTTACTCGGCGTACTGGTGCTAATGCCCAACTGGCGCAACATGGGGCCACTCATATTGACGCTCCAGCCGGCTACGCGAAGGATCTTTGGGCGGTTGATCAAATTCCTCCCGAGCGACTGCTCGGGCCACTGGTGGTAATTGACGTCAGCAGGCGAGTTCGCAGTAATTCCGATTATCAAATCGGGGTTAATGATATTGCGGATTGGGAGCAGACCCATGGTCAGATTCCGCAGGGCGCAATCGTTCTGGCCCGGACCGCTTCGGATGCCAGTGTTTGTTCCTTCAATAAAGCTGAAGCAACACTCTGCCCCGGATATTCGAGTGAAGCGGCACGCTTCCTTGCTGAAGGCCGAAATATTTTTGGGCTTGGGATTGACAGTCAAAATATTGGCGTCGCGCAGGAGGTGGACTCCGTCGGGCAGTTCACTCTAAGACGGAGCGTCTACCAAATCGAAAATGTCGCCAATTTGCACAAAGTGCCTCCGACCGGAGCGTGGGTCGAGGTAATTCCAACCAAGCTTAAGGGTGGTCGTGGCGCACCAGCGCGGGTCGTAGCGCTTCTGAAGTAG
- a CDS encoding RHS repeat-associated core domain-containing protein, whose amino-acid sequence MGALLIGDASETIARYKRLGISVVFQVNGAPVIVVPRRDKLDENANGGRGQKAIGPYHLGSGAAVARYSQGLNIDQPLAQLRSGATSYYEQDGIGSVSALSNSAGVMAGTYTYDSFGKLTASSGTLANPFQYTGREFDQETGLYYYRARYYDESAGRFLSEDPMRFGAGPNFYPYANNSPTNAIDPTGTSAVPVPIPGLEPVPVPWAWCYESPVTWLACLDAGLVIYDAYQLYGLGQAYGWWNDFLSSGNMQQVHNPNRAKCQRDCQPCVPPVGSLRYRLDQVPPSRPHKPWPGTHWDIEQMQQRPAPDCGCLWKEIANGQGDIPPGVPPVTP is encoded by the coding sequence ATGGGTGCACTGCTTATCGGTGACGCATCCGAGACGATTGCTCGGTACAAGCGTTTGGGCATTTCCGTCGTATTCCAGGTAAACGGTGCCCCGGTGATTGTTGTGCCACGGCGTGACAAGCTGGACGAAAACGCCAACGGCGGCCGAGGCCAAAAGGCCATTGGGCCATATCACCTGGGGTCGGGCGCCGCAGTGGCCCGCTATTCGCAAGGACTGAACATCGATCAGCCGCTAGCGCAGCTTCGCTCTGGTGCGACAAGTTACTACGAGCAGGACGGAATTGGCTCAGTCTCTGCGCTCAGCAACTCCGCCGGAGTAATGGCTGGCACTTACACGTATGACTCGTTCGGCAAGTTGACTGCTTCAAGTGGCACGCTCGCAAATCCTTTCCAATACACTGGGCGTGAGTTCGATCAGGAAACGGGTTTGTATTACTACCGCGCCCGTTATTATGACGAGAGCGCCGGGCGTTTCCTCAGTGAAGACCCAATGAGGTTTGGAGCTGGCCCGAACTTCTATCCGTACGCAAACAACTCTCCAACCAATGCAATCGATCCGACCGGGACAAGTGCAGTGCCCGTACCGATTCCGGGACTGGAACCTGTTCCTGTGCCATGGGCGTGGTGTTATGAAAGCCCGGTTACATGGTTGGCTTGCTTAGACGCTGGACTGGTCATTTACGACGCCTATCAACTCTATGGTCTGGGTCAAGCGTACGGGTGGTGGAACGACTTTTTGAGCTCCGGCAACATGCAGCAAGTCCACAATCCTAACCGCGCGAAGTGTCAGAGGGATTGCCAGCCATGCGTCCCTCCAGTTGGGAGCTTGCGCTACCGCTTGGATCAAGTACCGCCTAGCAGGCCGCATAAACCCTGGCCGGGAACTCACTGGGACATCGAGCAGATGCAACAACGACCTGCTCCTGACTGCGGGTGTCTCTGGAAAGAAATCGCGAACGGACAGGGCGATATTCCTCCGGGAGTTCCGCCAGTGACGCCATAG
- a CDS encoding Ku protein, with amino-acid sequence MAASVWSGYLTFGLISMPVRLFSGARSSSVSFNMLHRDDKVRVKQQLICPAENKVVERNEIVKGYEYRKGEYVVIEPEEIKKIEPKTAKAMEILEFVKDEEVDPIYFETSYYLVPEEAGRRPYALLSKALEETKYVAVAKLTMHNREYTVLLRPHKGGMLLYTMYYYDEVRQVENFGRPDVELKEAELKVAHQLIEALADEFDPKKYHDTFQENLKKLIQAKLEGGEVAEVEKPRKLAPVVDLMSALKESLAQMEGKKKPAARVAEAQRASEVEVARPRKSSKRRVS; translated from the coding sequence ATGGCTGCTTCCGTGTGGTCGGGATACCTGACGTTTGGTCTCATATCCATGCCGGTACGACTCTTTTCTGGAGCGCGCAGCTCCAGCGTCTCCTTTAACATGCTTCATCGCGATGACAAAGTGCGGGTGAAGCAACAGCTCATTTGTCCCGCCGAAAACAAAGTGGTGGAACGCAACGAGATCGTGAAGGGATATGAATATCGCAAGGGCGAATATGTGGTGATCGAACCCGAAGAGATCAAGAAGATCGAGCCCAAAACCGCGAAGGCGATGGAAATCCTCGAATTCGTAAAAGATGAAGAAGTGGATCCCATTTACTTTGAGACCTCTTATTATCTAGTTCCCGAAGAGGCCGGGCGACGTCCATACGCGCTGCTCAGTAAAGCGCTGGAAGAGACCAAATACGTCGCCGTTGCCAAGCTCACCATGCACAACCGCGAATACACGGTGCTGCTTCGGCCTCACAAGGGCGGGATGCTGCTTTACACCATGTATTACTACGACGAGGTCCGCCAGGTGGAGAACTTTGGCCGTCCGGATGTGGAACTGAAAGAAGCGGAACTCAAGGTAGCGCACCAGTTGATCGAAGCGCTTGCTGATGAGTTTGACCCCAAGAAATATCACGATACCTTCCAAGAAAATCTGAAGAAGCTGATACAGGCCAAGCTGGAGGGTGGCGAGGTCGCGGAGGTAGAAAAACCACGCAAGCTGGCGCCTGTGGTTGACCTGATGTCTGCCCTCAAGGAAAGCCTGGCCCAGATGGAAGGCAAGAAGAAACCGGCGGCTCGGGTTGCCGAAGCGCAGCGGGCCTCAGAGGTGGAAGTGGCCCGGCCGCGGAAGTCCTCAAAGCGGCGCGTATCTTAA